Within Desulfobacter sp., the genomic segment TTTTGCCGCCTCAATGGTCCAAGCGATCAATGGCTTCCCGCCCAGTATCTGAATGTTTTTTCTATGAATTCCCTTGGAACCGCCCCTGGCCGGGATAATGGCAATTATTTTCCCTTTGTTTCTTTCAGGCATCCAGATTCCCCACAGGTTCAAAAGACGTATCAATGAAAGTTCTTAAAAAACCTTCAACATTCAACAATGACCAGATAAGCAAACGCCTGTTGACCTTTCCGTTGAGATGCTCCGTCACCAGGTCCTGAACTGTTTTCCGGTCCAGAAATTCATAGATGGCCGCCCGGCTGTTGAATACAACTGCCTTCACATAATCCATGCTTTCGCCCTTGAACCAGCTGGCATCCGGTGCTGAAAAGCCCTGTTTGATGTTCCTGGTGATCCGTTCCGGTAAGAATTCTGAAGCCGCCTCCCTTAGGATCAGTTTCCCGTCCCGTGTTTTATTGAAATATTTTTTTGTCTTGTTGCCGGGTTCATTTTCATTGAGCCGGATGACTTCGGAAAGGTTTCCCAGTTTCATCCCCACCGGGATCTGCATGGCGAAATCCACCAGGTCATTGTCCAAAAAGGGCACCCGGGTTTCCAGTCCATGGGCCATACTCATCTTGTCTTCAATGACCAGAAGGCCGTGGAGAAATGTTTTTGCTTCAAAATATAGGGAGTAATTAATATAGTCTTCAGGGGACTTGGGCGGCTTGTCGCATCCGTTAAACACATCATGGAAGATATCCCGGGTCCAGACATGGGAGACATCTTTCCAAACGGGTTGAAATACTTTATGGATAGACCTGTTTGGGATTAATCGCTGCCAGTACCGGTAATATTTATCAACATAGCTTTCAAAATCGCCGTTTCTGGCTGCCCGGTAGTATCGCCATGGATATCCTGCAAAGAGCTCATCGGCACCGGTGCCGGCCAAAACCACCTTGACAAATTTGCCGGCCAGCCGGGCCACATAATAATTGGGATAACACTGACCGACCCTCGGTTCTTCTACATGGCAAACCAGTTCCGGCATAATCCGCTCCATGTCCCCGGCCTTGAGCACCATCTCATAGTGCTCGGTACCGAAACGATAGGACATGTACTCGGCAAGTTGCCTTTCGTCAAATGCCAACTCCATGCCCGAGGCCGAATTCAGGTCGAATCCGCAGGTAAACGATTTGATATAGGGTAGTTCCCGTGCAGCAATGGCAGTGATTGAGCCCGAATCCATGCCGCCGCTCAGGTATGCCCCCAGTTCAGTATCACTTCTAAGCTGACGTTTAACCGCCTGGGAAAGCAGATGGTTGAGGTGCTCGACATATTGGTTTTTTGAAAGCGGCTTTTCCGGCTCCCGGAAATGATAGTCCCAAAAGCGGAGGAATTGCAACGGCCCTCCCGGTGAAGCCTCCCTGCCCACCAGACAGCAACTCCCCGGAGGAAACATATGGATGCCCCGCATCAGGGTCCGGTCGGTAAAGATATTCTGGAACGTAAAATACTCCACCAGGGCCTCAAGGTCCACCTTCCGTTGAAACCCCGGATATTGTAATATGGCTTTCTGCTCCGATGCAAAGAGCAATTTCCCCTTGAAAAAAGTGTAGTACAAGGGCTTTATCCCATAACGGTCCCTGGCCAGAAAAAGGGTTTTGTCTACTGCATCCCAGATGGCCAGGGCGAACATCCCGTTGAAACGTCCCACACAATCCTGACCCCATTGGGCATAGGCCTGCAGGAGAACTTCGGTGTCTGTCTGAGACCTGAATGTACGTCCCAGGGTTTCCAGTTCCCTGCGAAGTTCAAGATAGTTATACACCTCTCCATTATAAGCAATGGTGTACCGCCCATTGGAATCGGACATGGGCTGGGCGCCTGCCGGGCTCAGGTCAATCACCGCAAGGCGCCTGTGGCCCAGGCCCAGGCCGCCGTCAGTAAAAATCCCCTGTCCGTCCGGCCCCCTGTGGGCAAGGGTCCGGGTCATTCGGGTCAGGATGACCTCATCGGCGACACCCTGGGTTAGATC encodes:
- the asnB gene encoding asparagine synthase (glutamine-hydrolyzing); amino-acid sequence: MCGIAGILDLTQGVADEVILTRMTRTLAHRGPDGQGIFTDGGLGLGHRRLAVIDLSPAGAQPMSDSNGRYTIAYNGEVYNYLELRRELETLGRTFRSQTDTEVLLQAYAQWGQDCVGRFNGMFALAIWDAVDKTLFLARDRYGIKPLYYTFFKGKLLFASEQKAILQYPGFQRKVDLEALVEYFTFQNIFTDRTLMRGIHMFPPGSCCLVGREASPGGPLQFLRFWDYHFREPEKPLSKNQYVEHLNHLLSQAVKRQLRSDTELGAYLSGGMDSGSITAIAARELPYIKSFTCGFDLNSASGMELAFDERQLAEYMSYRFGTEHYEMVLKAGDMERIMPELVCHVEEPRVGQCYPNYYVARLAGKFVKVVLAGTGADELFAGYPWRYYRAARNGDFESYVDKYYRYWQRLIPNRSIHKVFQPVWKDVSHVWTRDIFHDVFNGCDKPPKSPEDYINYSLYFEAKTFLHGLLVIEDKMSMAHGLETRVPFLDNDLVDFAMQIPVGMKLGNLSEVIRLNENEPGNKTKKYFNKTRDGKLILREAASEFLPERITRNIKQGFSAPDASWFKGESMDYVKAVVFNSRAAIYEFLDRKTVQDLVTEHLNGKVNRRLLIWSLLNVEGFLRTFIDTSFEPVGNLDA